GTACAAGAACTCAAGGCCTTCAACCTCGCAAATGCAGCATCAAGGTCCAAGAATGGTGCCCTCAACACCGAAATCGCAGTCTCAATTTGCGAGAATGAGGGTGATGAATAGACCAAGCCTGCCAAACCATCAATTTCAGAAGCCGAACCCTTCGGTCCCACAAGATCAGGTTCAAGTGCAAGTGCAACCACAGATTCAGATAGCAAGGACAGAAGGTTATAATGTAAAGTTTGGGACTAGAAGGCCTCATCAGGTGCAGCATAATCAAGGGCAAATGTGGAGGCCAAAATATGATAGATAGAGAGAGCTTTATAAAAGATCATATTTTCAACTTACTCTATAGTTAATGTTTTTCAAAACTTACAAAACAGTGTTATATTTATACACCTTGTGTTACaaaagcatattttgatttttgagcAAGTGCAAGAATATTTTTGCATTGAAGAATGAATAGTGAAATGTTTTTGGTTAAAAGTATTTGAGCTTTGCCCAATACTTGACTTTTTTTTGGAGTACTTGGCTTGAAATTCTTTCCCGCTCAATCTCGTGATGCTTTTGGCACGGTTTATTTATCTTGCCTACTCTATTTTTTGTAATGCTCGTTGTGAAATCGAACAATCAAGGATCGCTCTGATACCACTTATAATGGGGTCATTATTATcttttcaaaagtgtcaaaaGACTGTTACCCTTTTCTCGAGAAAGTATAATGGTTTCATGAAAAATGATATTAAAGCAACTTTTGGCGGTTTGATTTCACTTCGAGCTCCCTTATAAGTAAGGTAAGCAAGGTAAACTAATCATAACAAAAGAGCTAATAACAAAAGCGTGACGAGATTGAGTGAGGAGAATGTCACACCAAGTACTTTAAAGAAGTAGGCAAGATGCAATAGTCTCATATAAGAAAGGAAATGGAAGATCCTTGGACATGTAATCGGATGCGCTGCACATCCGATCAAGCATGTTTGGAAAGAAGCAATGACCCTATATcagaataaaatacaaaatacaataatatgagttaaaaagaaaatatattaaaatagtgAATTGAATAATAATCATGTAAGAATATATTATAAATTGAAAAATCTGAAGGATGATAACAATATGGTTTAAACTTTGGTTTTGGGGATATCAATGAGGGCTAAACCTTTGATGAATTCATACTTTTTATactttttcaaatatatattattttaaagctaattagttaattaatttataatatatgcgtatgattttataatttatatatcaaaattttattataaagcaTAAAAATACAGATTGGCCGAAATGCATTTCATTGTTCTTAGGTAAAACAAACATAAGAAGTATGAAAAGAGTATGTAttttttaattactaattaacctctttatatttaaaataaattatactaTTATAAAGAAATCtttccttttttatatttttaaaaaatcaataaaaaattatatatgaaacAAAATAAACCCATATTGAACCCATAGCACCAACATCAATAACTCCTCAATTGATttctttttatacattttaatattattataattgtttatttattttatttttaaaatgactaactatattttaaatatgaaaattactaaaattactaaatttttatataatttaaataaaaataatatatttttataattaaatgtaATTCAGGCAAGATTATATCAACTTGAATTACAAGAACAGTTCTAATCTCACCCTACCATGAAAGGGTATCACAAAATCATACCAAGTAAAAAGGAATGACTATATAACAAAAAAGGGAACTCAAAGATGAATTTAACTtaacaaataaatttttttttactgtATCTAtccaatgaaataaaataaattaaaaaatacccTACCCTGAGAAAACAATTTTAAGAGAAaagttgcatatatatatatagtagaaTTAAGTTACAAAGGAACTGTAAAAAACCATACCAGGCTGCATTTTGGCTGAGGAAATCAAATCTCTCTAAGAACCTCAATGTGTCTGATGTCCTCCTCCATCCTCCTCCGGTCTGACGACTGCATGATATTAAGACACCTGTAATTGACGACTTGTATTTTATTTGGAAACAATCATTTGCAAGACTTGCTTTAGCTGTCTTCAATTTGCGGAAGGGGTGAGGTTTCCGCCTTCGAGTCTTTAGTTCTATTGGTTCAACTGCGGAGTAGGCGCTTGTCACATACCAAGATCCTGTAACTTGCATGAGGACCCTCGGATGTATCGCGTAGAGTAGGATGCCAACCCATGGCTTTTGCGATATCTTGAAGTTCATCCATAACATCAAGAGAATCGCGGATGTATACTCGTCCACCAGGTCGTAATATCCGGTCCATTTCAAGCATGATGGTAGACATATTGCATCTGATGTAAAAAGCAGAAAATAATCAAATTTATCAACAAACCCTTAATTCTATTGACTTACTAATATTTTCTCCTACACCGCaccaatttatttattaaaaagtcTTCTATTTTCAGCAAAAACAATTTCTCTCAACTTGATCGGAAGTTACAATTGTAAGCTAGTAGTGAAAAATTGACCAGGTATAAAAGATCATAAGGGTGTTACCTTTTCCTCTCAACCGAGAAGAGGCCAGCTGCATGCAATAAGTCATAGGTCCTTGGGTATGTATCAAACGACTCACACCTGGAAAATTAGACACGATTTAGCTTATACTCAATCCAAGCAGTGTTAATAAACATAGCATACTCCAAAGTTTAagactaaaaatattaaacaagTATCCTTCAGGGTTTATTCGAAGGCATAGATAACGTCTCTGAGATCCTAAATAATGATCTTTTTGGCCACAAGACCCTAACTAATGAttaaaagtaatccatgaaaaAGTACAGCAATTACTGATCGAATCCATTTCTTCCTGATCGGAGTTATGGTTAAGACAACATACCAGTCATGCATGACCCCTATTAATCCACGATCATATATAACAGGCAATGTATTGGGCCCACTAACAGGGACTACATTTAGAACCCAAGCATCGAGTTGATTGTCAATCATTGCTGCAGCAAATCTGCACAAAAATACATAAAACCATAGATTTTAGAAAGACAGAAACATATCTTAATTGTAAACTGCAAGACATGGTTTAATAAATTTACCCTCCAAAGCCAGCTCTCATGTCCATTACATTTCTTAGTTTATACTTCTTCCAATGTAGAGCACGGACATAGCTTGCCACTATTTCATTCCAGTATTTTGATTCAGCCTTGAAGAGTTCTTTTCTAGCTATGTAGGATTCGATATGTATGCTCTGCAGCCTGTCAGGTGGGGTTTGCAAACGAGCAGGCCAAGGAGCAACGTTTGCACCATATCCATTCTCAGGAATTCGACTAATACATGCCTTTAGATCAACATACCTGAGAGATTACGCAAACATTCCAAGACTAACTTAAAACTACTCATATTAAGCAGAAAGAAAATTTAAACCGGCACCCTTGAGTGTGGAAGACCTAAATAATAGGCAAGGAGGACTATGGCCTACAATAAGGACAAGAACAATCAATTCCAGATTCCGAAGTTTAGAAATTAATCCAGAGAGACTAAtgaaataatatttatatgcaaGTGAAAACATTGTTCAACCGATGGAAGCCATCAAAAACAAAATCAGCATAGAAAATTTAAATCATCTCAGTAAAACTTAAAACGGTAAAAGAGACTATAGGCCAAACTCCAACATGTACTCAGAAAAGCAATTATATGCACAAATTCCTTCAAGCAACAGATAGTTTCCATTCTTTTATATGTCATGTCACATACACTAAAAGCCAATATACACCAGCTAGTACACAGCAAGTTACATAGAACAAGAATCTAAAACTTCAAGCATTCAATTATATGATTGCTGATACTAAAATCATCGTCAGATGCAGGGAGGACATGTATAATTAAAAATCAGTCATCCTCCAATACAGCAAGTTGTATAGAACAAGTATCTATAACACTCCGATGCAAAAGACATGTATAACCAAAAATCAGTCATTCCAGTTTGATGATATTGTCAAATTATCAattgtttttcaaataaaaggaaaAGTATGACATACCAAACATTATCCGGGTCATCATTTGGATCACACAAAGGAGGAATAGTCCCAGCTTCCCGGCTTAAATAACAGCTGTTATTGAAAGGCTTCTGCCATATTGCAATGTACCCTTCCTTCTTTACAAGAGTCCAGCAGAGGCGAGTAGTAAGGTTAAGCATCTCTGGAAATAAAGATCAGAAAATAGTCATGCATAGCAAATCTAATATATAATTTCTTACAAACTGCCACATGTTTCACAAATGAGCACAAGCCAAACAGAAAAAATAGTAAAGCGGGAAAAAAAATGTCTGtgtattttaaaattgaatttgcAAATGCATAGTGAGTACATTAGTTATCACATTCCTTAAAACGCTTAACATGAGTCTAGGTCCAGTGTTTCTACCTTCCCACTGTTCCTCAAGGGCTTGTTTGTGTTTGTAAACAGGCTGTGCTGCCCAAGCAAAATATCCACCAGCTCTAAGCATTCTGTTCACCTCAAGGAGCAAAATTCCATCTTCATTACATAGCACAAGAATGGAAGGATACATCAGAAGATATTGCAGAAGTTGATCATATGACAGTAAAAGAAGAAATGTGAGAATAATCTTCTATAAACATCAAATGAAGCATAATAAAATGTATGAAATTTAGATGAGAAGTCTTTATTTAGAAAGAAGAggtagaagaagaaagaaagctTATTGGCAAGCAGAAAAAAACTGGTATTGTGTTAGAACTTCCTTactggaaaagagaagaagagacAGGAAAGAATGAGCATATAGGGTAGCCAGATCCTGGGCTTAGTGCGGAGATGATATTCAGAATTGTGCAGAAAATTTTAATCAGATTTAAaatattttccttatttttctttGCTACCAAAAGGTGACTAGATAAGACAGGAACAAAAAATTTACCATCACGGGTCCAATTGATACGACATCTAGAACAATGTATCAAATCAAAGGCTTGACTGGGGTACAATAAACGACAAGTTGCAAATGCAGCTGCCATTGCAGGCACTCCACGTTCAAGTGCAAATTGAATCTGGTTTTCATGGACATCTTTGGGAGCTATTGACATGGTTATAACATTCCGTGATAACAAATAAGCTCCAAAACTTGCCACACCACATCCAACATCCAGAACAACACGAATATGCTGACCAAATGTAATCTCAGGGACCATCTGGATATACAGATTAGAACTTGGTTGTCAGAAACAAAATCCACAGACCAAATTGCTTGAGTTTTTTTATGCATATGTATAaggtttcaaaattttcataaccTTAGAAATTTGATTCAGGTACTGATCTGCCCCATGTATGAATTGTGTGCCACCTCCAGGAAAGCTGAATTTATCCTTCCCTTTTTTGGAAATCCAATTTTGACCACCTTTGTCATCTACTAGTCGAGTATGAGGGACATTATAGAACCATACCTATCCATTGACGCAAGATATCCTATTAGAAAACTATGTACACTACAACTACGTGAAAGAATGAACAAAACAAACAGTATCAAAAGCAACTTCCAATCAAACTGTCAAGTAACAAAAGTTACCAGTGAAAGCGCAAAATGAAAAAGAAGGGTAAAAAGGAAAGAGCAAACACAGAGACTATCTTTTCATTTAATCCCTCAGCAACAATAAATGAAAGAAGAAATCAAAACCAGCAAAATATGACCAAAATTTCATCTCTTTCTAGTTCTGTGCTTCTCAGGATCGGAAATTAAATCAAACCCAAGAAGATTTAATCCCATTTCTCAAACAAAAAAACTAATTAAGCTTGTCGACATTTATCGTTTCTTGACCTAGGCTATATTTCCCTAAAAGTTCTAAAGATACCAAATCCTTCTTTAATGCTTTCACCGCATTATAACTTCCCCATACACCTTGAAGTCTCCATATTCCACTGAACCAAACCATTTACATCTCCCATTTCTCGACCTAGGCTATATTTCCATTATTGTTTTTAAACAAATCAAACAGTATCAATTTACATCTCCCATTTCTCGACCTAGGCTATATTTCCATTATTGTTTTTAAACAAATCAAACAGTATCAAAAGCAGCTCAGACTATCTTTTCCTTCAATTCCTCAGCAACATAAGgtgaaaaaagaaattaaaaccaGAAAATTATAACAACCAACATTTCATTTCTCTCTCTAGTTTTTGCTTCTCAGCAACGGATCTTAAATAAACCCCAAAAAGCTTTAATCTCAATTCTCAAACGGAAAACTAGTTAAGCTTAACTGCATTTCCCATTTCTAGAACAAAGCTAATTTCTATTAATGTTCTAAAGATAGACAATCCTTCGATTAATACTTTCAACGGATATAATTTCCCAATAAAACTCAAATTCTCCATATTCCATTAAACCGAACCATTTAATTAGTCCTTCAAAAACACCCAAAACCTGAAAAACCTAACGAATAAACCCGCTACCTCTTGTTCTAATTCAGTAATTCTCAACTCGTAACATCAACTCAGCTTGATAGACAGCATGCAGAGCTTAGAGTTTTGTCCGAGTTGCGACAAAAtagttaattattaaaaaaaacaaaatacatAAAACATTCTATATTTCCATTTTCTCTCgcgtaattaatatatatttggaAATTAATTCAAATGTTTTACCTCATCGCGGCTTCTAGGCCAAGGGATCGGAGGCCGGTACCCTTTCGGAGCCGGAACCAAGCAATTCAATCCTTTCCCTTTCTCCGGACAGTGCCGTTCAAATCTTTCTCCTTTTTCTGTCGATTTAAGCCTCTTAATCGCTTCCACATTATCCAAACAAGGAATATACTCTCTCATACTCTCATCACAAAGCCCAAACTTCTTAACCCTAAACGTAGACGTAGCACCTTCCGTTTTCGTTTCCTCCTGGATCTCCGTCCCATTTCCCCAATTCTCCACCAAATTTGGATCGAACTCCCCGATCTCGAACTCATCCGACATCGTACCATTCTCATCCACGATTCCGTAACTCTTTATCACCGGCGGCGGGGGCGGAGTCGTAGGTGGATGCTGAGGTGAATGTGCCTCCGATGCCGACACCGGTTTCCCATCATTTTTTACTGGATCAACTGGTTTCGATTCGGTTTCCGGTTCTGTGGCACTAATGAGAGCGGAAATATTGAATTCTTTATTGAAATTGGGAGAAATACCGACGGTAGGTATATACGAAGCCGTCGCGGAAGGTGATTGGcgggagaagaaaatgagctggCGGGAACGGTCGGACCAGTGTTTACCTAAGTAAAAGAAAGAGACGGAGATGAAAATGAAGGCGGCAAATTTGATCGCCGTTTGGCTAGTGAGGAGATCGACATTGCCGAGAAGTTTCATCGTTTAAAAAAACCCACGGCGGTGAGCGGTGGCGGAGTTGCGTAGATCTGGAATTCTGGGGCGTCCTTTTTGAATCTAGAGCAATACAAAATATTTTGCACTACTGTGGCATTTTGGTGATTTTTGGAAATGGAAAAACGAGACCGTAGCGTGTCAAATAACGGAATTTTGGGGATTATCGagggatttttgtattttttttttcataaaccCACGTTTTAATTTAGTCTCCAAACTGTGtaactttttattttcatcattaaaCTTCGATTCCATTAAGTTGTTATGTTTCGAGCATCGAGGCATTacatacaaattttaaaaattatatataaaatctaaaaatatacaaaaataaatttaaaaaattgttaACTGATAATATAatacaattttaaaatatcacgataTCATAATTTAACAAGATCTAagtttaaaattcaaattaaaaaaatttatcaaGTTCCGTGACTGATGCGAAGTAGAAAGAGTTCATACGTCAAagtgagaaaaattatccaatatAAGAGTTTTAAACTATGATAGAAATTTAGAGTAAGTTTGGATAGACAGTGAATTTATCGGTAGTTAGTGTAAAAAAAATAGTGGAGATAAGATTAAATACTGTAATAATATTGTAATATGAAACAAAAAAATAAGATAAACGCATCACATGACACCCAATCGCCCATCTAAACTTACCCTTAGAGtattttcaaaatattaaaatattttaattaaatccttaaattaaaattacatcaatcaaaagttttaacaaaaatattaattttaaatgtcatttaaaatacattaattAATTTCTAAATATATTCATATTTATTATATGCCCAACTtgaatataatttattaaaaaagcatacataattaaatacttaatcaaaatatttaaAGCTAGAAACCAAATTAAATTCTAAGCAAGTTGGATTCAAAGGGTGAAACTAGAGGCTCACATGTGCCgggacataaaataaaaattttctatttaactctttaaaattatttaaatttctaaattagtaaaagtaaaattatattttgacccttctaaaaat
The Gossypium arboreum isolate Shixiya-1 chromosome 10, ASM2569848v2, whole genome shotgun sequence genome window above contains:
- the LOC108463878 gene encoding probable methyltransferase PMT11, with product MKLLGNVDLLTSQTAIKFAAFIFISVSFFYLGKHWSDRSRQLIFFSRQSPSATASYIPTVGISPNFNKEFNISALISATEPETESKPVDPVKNDGKPVSASEAHSPQHPPTTPPPPPVIKSYGIVDENGTMSDEFEIGEFDPNLVENWGNGTEIQEETKTEGATSTFRVKKFGLCDESMREYIPCLDNVEAIKRLKSTEKGERFERHCPEKGKGLNCLVPAPKGYRPPIPWPRSRDEVWFYNVPHTRLVDDKGGQNWISKKGKDKFSFPGGGTQFIHGADQYLNQISKMVPEITFGQHIRVVLDVGCGVASFGAYLLSRNVITMSIAPKDVHENQIQFALERGVPAMAAAFATCRLLYPSQAFDLIHCSRCRINWTRDDGILLLEVNRMLRAGGYFAWAAQPVYKHKQALEEQWEEMLNLTTRLCWTLVKKEGYIAIWQKPFNNSCYLSREAGTIPPLCDPNDDPDNVWYVDLKACISRIPENGYGANVAPWPARLQTPPDRLQSIHIESYIARKELFKAESKYWNEIVASYVRALHWKKYKLRNVMDMRAGFGGFAAAMIDNQLDAWVLNVVPVSGPNTLPVIYDRGLIGVMHDWCESFDTYPRTYDLLHAAGLFSVERKRCNMSTIMLEMDRILRPGGRVYIRDSLDVMDELQDIAKAMGWHPTLRDTSEGPHASYRILVCDKRLLRS